The Bacillota bacterium nucleotide sequence GGGCTGGGGCACGAGTTCCTCAGGCATGTGATGCGCACAAGGCTCCTGGTGCATCTGGTGGATGTATCTGGGACGGTCGAGCGGTCTCCAGTGGAGGACTATGATTCCATAAGGCGGGAACTCGCCCAGTATGATCAGGAGTACGGGGCTGGCCTCGGGGCGAAACCCGAGGTTGTGGTAGCCAACAAGATAGACGTTCCCGGCGCCGTCGAGCGTGCGGCGGAGTTCCACGCTACCATGGGGCAGCGTGGGACTCCAGTGCACAGGATATCGGGGCTGACGGGAGAGGGTGTAGACCATCTCCTCTATGTCATTGCCGCGCGCCTGGCGGAAATCGAAGAGACAGCCACAGGGAAGGCAGAGACCGAGAACGTCACCGCGCCCCCAAGGCGTTATACGGTTCGCCGTCCGCGGCTCCGCGATGTCTCCGTCTCACGGGACGGCGATGTCTATGTGGTCTCAGGAGAGGGCGTCGAGAGTCTCTGCCGACGAACGAACATAGCGAATGAGGATGCCCTGAAGCGGTTCTACATGATGCTTGTGCGCGCCGGGATCATAGATTCCCTTCGCGAGGCGGGTATGGTTGAGGGTGACACGGTCCGAATCGGTGATGTGGAGTTCGAGTTCGTGGAGTCCTACGCCGCCATGAAGCAATGACGGGACGGTGTTGAGATGCAGCGCGTCGCCATAATGGGCGGGACGTTCGATCCTATACACTACGGCCACCTCGTGACGGCAGAGGAAGCCTTCTTTCGCTACTCTCTCAACCGCGTGGTTTTCGTTCCTTCCGGCCAGCCCCCTCACAAGCTCGGACAGCGAATATCCTCCGCAGCTGACAGGTACATGATGACAGTACTTGCTACCATGTCCAATCCGCATTTCGAGGTGTCTTCCATTGAGACGGACAGGCCCGGCCCTTCCTACGCCGTCGACACAGTGCGGGCATTCCGCGAGCTGTATCCCGACGACACCAAACTCTATTTCATTACCGGTGCGGACGCCATTCTCGAAATATTCGGGTGGAAAGACGCGCATACTCTTCTTCAGTTGTGCGATTTCGTCGCAGCCACGAGGCCAGGCTACACCCTCCCCGTGGATAGAGTTGAGGAGACCTTCGGGATCTACGCCTCTCGCATTCAATTCTTCGAGGTTCCAGCCTTGGCCATATCATCCACTGATATCCGCAGGCGAGTGAGAGAAGGACGGCCCATACGGTACCTGCTTCCTGAGAGTGTGTCCAACTACATCTACAAGGCTGGCCTGTACCAGGACGAACGAAACGCCGGCCCTGCGCATAACGGCCATGACCGCGCGGCACACTACGATCGATAGCGAGGTGCTGGCATGAGCAAGACACTCTATGTCGGGAATCTTCCGTGGGCGTTCAGCGAGCAAGAACTCGAGCAGGTTTTCTCGCCCTATGCCGAGGTGATCGCGAGCAGGATCATAACGGACCGTGAGACTGGCAGGTCTCGCGGGTTCGGGTTCGTCGAGGTCGCCAACGATGACGTAGAGCCCATCATCAGGTCTCTCGACCGCACCCTTGTGGGGGGCAGGGAGATAACCGTGAACGAGGCTAAAGAGAAGCCCGGCAGAATCTAGCCCTTCAAGGTACAGAGGCATCGCCTCCCGGGATGGAACCCCAGGGGGCGATGTGCTATTATGTGGTGTATGGTTGTTGCTCTTGTACCGGCGGAAGGCAGGTGGGCGGGCACAGGGTGTCCAGGGACGAGATATGTCGGCGACTTGCTTCCATGGTGACTCCTTCCCGTTACCAGCACTCACTCAGGGTGGAAGAAGAGGCACGCCGTCTCGCGCTCCGGTTTGGGGCGAATGAGGAGGTCTGCGCACTGGCAGGTTTGCTCCACGATTGCGCAAGGGATCTCCCCCATGAGGAACTCCTGGCTCAGGCCCGGGCGTTGAGCCAGGCGAAGGTGGACACCAGGCTCTCCGATCCAGTGTTGCTCCATGGGATTGTCGGTGCCCATCTCGCGATGGAGAGTTTCGGTGTGTGCGACAGTCGTGTGTTGCAGGCAATCGGCCTGCACACCACGGGCGGGGTTTCCATGTCCAGGGAGGACAAGGTGGTCTGTCTGGCGGACTACACGGAACCCGGTAGGGCTTTCCCAGGGGTGGAATCGATCCGCAGGGCCGCTCAGGAGGATCTGGACACTGCCTTACTCCTTGGGTTCGATTGCACAATAAGGCATCTGATCAACACAGGCAGGCAGATCGACCCTTCAACGGTGCTCGCGAGAAACGCACTGCTCGCCTCGGTGGAGAGTAAAGGCTACCAACGTTGCCAGCTGAGGAAGGCCGGAGGGGAGAGCGAATAATGCCACTTGCCGCCGAAGCACATGCACGGGCCGCGGCCCAGGCTGCGATCGACAAAAAGGCGGAGGACACTGTGGCCCTGGACATCTCCGGGGTATCGCTCATGGCAGACTTCTTTGTCCTTTGCAGTGTTCGTACACAGGCACACGCAAGGGCGGTGAGGGAGGAGGTGACCCGTGTCCTGGAAACCCAGGGGCTCACCCTCAAGCACCGGGAGGGCTCAGACGATTCCGGGTGGGTGCTGATGGATTGGGGTGACGTAGTGGTGCATATCTTCGGTGAAACGGAGCGGCGCTACTACGATCTGGAGCGCCTGTGGGGGGACGCCCCTGTACTCGATCTGGAAGGAACATATCACGAAGCAGGTCAGGGGGTTGACGCGTCCGACTAGGGCCGGTATAATCAAAGCTGACTTGAAAATAGGAAACGGAAACGCTATGAAGAGGAGCAGTAGGGCCTGACGGGCTCCAAGAGAGCCGGAGGAGGGTGCGATCCGGCAGCCTCGAGGTTCCAAACTCGCCTCGGAGCGGCGCGGGTGAACTTCTCAGTAGCTCGCGACGGGACTCACCGTTATACGGTTTCAAAGATGCGCCACGCATTTAGTGGGGCTGTAGCTCAGCTGGGAGAGCGCTTGAATGGCATTCAAGAGGTCGAGGGTTCGATCCCCTTCAGCTCCACCATTCTCATGTATGGGTGGCGTGCGTACCAGGGTGGTACCGCGAACAGAGATTCGCCCCTGGCAGTTGATCTGCCAGGGGTTTTTCTGGGTACGCCTGGCATGGAGCTATGTCTACAGGGTGAAAGTCCCGAGCGGCGAAGGCGGCAGTAGCCATAGCTCAAGGCAAGGGTGTCCGCCGCGAGGCGGAATCTGAAGGAAGCCGGCGGCAAACC carries:
- the nadD gene encoding nicotinate-nucleotide adenylyltransferase, translated to MQRVAIMGGTFDPIHYGHLVTAEEAFFRYSLNRVVFVPSGQPPHKLGQRISSAADRYMMTVLATMSNPHFEVSSIETDRPGPSYAVDTVRAFRELYPDDTKLYFITGADAILEIFGWKDAHTLLQLCDFVAATRPGYTLPVDRVEETFGIYASRIQFFEVPALAISSTDIRRRVREGRPIRYLLPESVSNYIYKAGLYQDERNAGPAHNGHDRAAHYDR
- a CDS encoding RNA-binding protein, producing the protein MSKTLYVGNLPWAFSEQELEQVFSPYAEVIASRIITDRETGRSRGFGFVEVANDDVEPIIRSLDRTLVGGREITVNEAKEKPGRI
- the rsfS gene encoding ribosome silencing factor yields the protein MPLAAEAHARAAAQAAIDKKAEDTVALDISGVSLMADFFVLCSVRTQAHARAVREEVTRVLETQGLTLKHREGSDDSGWVLMDWGDVVVHIFGETERRYYDLERLWGDAPVLDLEGTYHEAGQGVDASD
- the yqeK gene encoding bis(5'-nucleosyl)-tetraphosphatase (symmetrical) YqeK, with protein sequence MGGHRVSRDEICRRLASMVTPSRYQHSLRVEEEARRLALRFGANEEVCALAGLLHDCARDLPHEELLAQARALSQAKVDTRLSDPVLLHGIVGAHLAMESFGVCDSRVLQAIGLHTTGGVSMSREDKVVCLADYTEPGRAFPGVESIRRAAQEDLDTALLLGFDCTIRHLINTGRQIDPSTVLARNALLASVESKGYQRCQLRKAGGESE